The DNA window AAAGCCAAAGTATCTTCTACTGGATGAACCCTCTATGGGACTGGCTCCTTTAATAGTTAAGGAAATATTCTCCATACTTGAAAATATAAATAAATTGGGTACTACAATCTTATTGGTGGAGCAAAATGCTAATATGGCCCTCAATGTGACAGATAGAGCATATATAATTAAAAATGGCAAAATTGAGTTGGAAGGAAGATCAAAAGATCTCTTGAAAGACGAAAAGGTTAAGAAGGCTTATCTTGAATAAGTAAGACCATATCCAATAGCAGATATGGTCTTAATAAAACACTATTTAACTGGTTCCAACTTGGCTGTAAAATGGCGAAGAATCTTAGGTTCCCAGATTATCCTGTATCCAGATATGGAATCAGCCCTTTCCTTAATAGCTATTAAAGTATCAGCAACCACATCTAAATGGGACTGAGTGTAAACCCTTCTTGGGATGGCCAGCCTAGTAAATTCAAATTGAGATTGGATCTGTTCTCCCGTATCTGGGTCATTGCCTATCATAAAGGAACCTATATCGCAGCTTCTAATTCCTGCCTCCTTATATAATTCCACTGCCAAAGCATGACCTGGAAACTCATAATAGGGTATATGTGGAAGCAGTTTCTTTGCATCTATGAACACTGCATGACCACCAACTGGGGCTTGATAAGGAATATTAGCCTCATCAAGTCTGGCTGCCAGGTACTCCATTTGCCCTATCCTATATTTTAAATAATCATATTCAATTCCCTCTTCTAGACCAATAGCTAATGCTTCAAGGTCTCTACCTGCCAAGCCACCATAGGAAATAAAACCTTCAAAGGATATGGTCCTTGCCTTGACTTCTTCATATAATTTTTCATCATCTTTAATTCCTATTAACCCACCTATGTTGACTATGGCATCCTTTTTAGAGCTCATGGTAAACATTTTCCCATAGCTAAACATTTCAAGGACTATTTCCCTAATGGACTTATCTTGATATCCTTCTTCTCTATTCTTAATAAAGTAAGCATTTTCCGCAAATCTTGCTGCATCTATTAATAAAGGTATATTATACTCTTCAGCTATTTCAGATGTTTCTCTAAGATTTGACATGGAAACTGGCTGACCACCTGCACTATTATTGGTAATAGTCATTATGATGACTCCAATATTTTCTGGCCCATATTCTTCTATAAGCTGTCTCAATTTGACGGTATCCATATTCCCTTTAAAAGGACTGTAAACCTCAGTATCTAAAGCCTCTGGCACTACACAGTCTATAGCCCTTGCTCCCGCTATTTCCACATGGGCTCTTGTGGTATCAAAATGCATATTGGATATGGCATATTTGCCTGGTCCTAATATAATAGGTAAAACTACCTTTTCTGCTGCTCTTCCCTGGTGTACTGGCTGTATGTACTTATAGCCAAAAATATCCTGAGCTGTTCTTACTAATCGCTTATAATTCCTCGAACCTGAATAGGCCTCGTCTCCAACCATCATCCCAGCCCATTGAGCTGTACTCATGGCACCAGTACCACTATCACTTAACAAGTCAATATAAACATCCTCTGAGTCTAAATAAAAAAGATTATAATGGGCTTCTTTAATCTTTTCCAGCCGTTCTTCAGCAGTTAAAATCTTTATAGGTTCCACCATTTTTATTCTAAATGGTTCAGCATAATATTTAGACTTCATTTTTTAACCTCCCTTATAGCATTTTATATTATATTTCGCTAAAATTATTTTTTTTCCTGCTTTTATTCATAAAAACTTATTTATCTATTATTAAATATTTTATTGTATAATTAAACTAAAGCATTACTAATGTTATAAGGAGGGATGAGTATGTTAACCATCAGCTGTAGCCAAATGAAAGCTATGGATAGCTATGCAATTAATAATATTGGAATTCCAAGCATAGTACTAATGGAAAATGCCGCCTTAAAAGTATTAAAGAATATTGATCTAAAAAATAAGAACTACTTTACCATTGTGTGTGGAGTGGGCAATAATGGTGGCGACGGACTAGCCCTAGCTCGTCATTTAGCATTAATAAATAAAAAAATTGACCTATTCATAATAGGAAATCTAGATAAGGGAACCAAGGATTTTAATATTAACCTTAATATACTCAAAAACATGGATACAAATTTTACACATATAAAGAATGATGGAGGCTTAGAAAAGTTAAAGGAAGCTGCTAAAAATGGAGATTTAACTATAGATTCCATCTTTGGAATTGGCCTAACAAGAAAGGTTCAAGACTTGTTCTATAAAACTATAGAAATTATAAACTACTATTCAAAGGAAATCCTTTCTATAGATATCCCATCAGGATTAGATGGTGATACAGGCGTCCCACTAGGAATTTCAGTTAAAGCTAATAAGACCATTACATTCCATCTGATGAAAAAAGGACTTGCCAATAATATATATTACACTGGAGATGTCGTAGTAGAAGACATCGGCATTCCAAATAAAGCCACAGAAGCTGTCCTAAAAATGGATTAGTATCTAAATCGATAGTCAAAAAGGTATAAGGGGGTAATAGAATGGTCAATATACTAAGTATTGACTGGGATTATTTTATACCTTTAAAAAGAGAGTGGACTGGCTCATACATGGAAAATAATAGGTACAGGAATTTAAAATGGTATGAAAGGTATTTTGATTATAAAAGGAAAGGTCAAAATTTAGAAACAACGGTCAATGTGGATTCCAACCTATTAAACTCCTTTATCAACGATATTAACACTAAATTCAAATTAGATAAAGCAAATATATACGTATCTGATTCCCATAAAACTAGCTATTATATAGCAAAGGAAAATAAATGTAATACTATCTATTCATTCGATGCCCATACGGATTTAGGCTATGGAGGATTAAATTCCCTCCAATTCGAAGTAAATTGCGCCAATTGGCTGGGAAAACTATTATGGGAGTCCTTTATAGATACTGCATATATTATATTAAGCCCTTATTCCTTTGAACATAAGGACCAATTCAAAGAAATTAATAGTAAATTCAATATTGAATATATTACTATGGATGAAATCAAAGACCTGCCAGATATATCCTTTATACACATTGCTCGCTCTGGAGCTTGGACTCCCCCTTGGTTAGACCACCATCTATTCTATTTAATAGATAGTTTTAATAAACCATATACGGTTTTAAACCTTAAGCATAGACATTGGAATCCTGAAGACATAACCCTTGCAGATATGTTAGGCAATATAATATAATCCTATAAATCAATATAGGATTATATTATAATTTTGCTTTGTATTCCTTTTTGAATTGATACATCCTTTTATCTGCTACTGATACTAACTCTTTGAAAGTTGCTCCATCCTCCGGAAAATTTGCTATACCATAGCTAAAGGTACATTTGATTTCTTTACCTCTTATCATAATAGTTTGACTTTCCATTTTTTTTAATAAATTTAGAAATTTTTTGTTGAGATTTTCCTTGTTAGTATTGAAAAAGACCCCAACAAATTCATCTCCCCCTAGCCTACCTACAATATCAGTTTTTCTAATATTATTCTTAAGTATGCTAGCGAATTTTTTAATTACTTCATCCCCTGCCAAATGCCCTAGTGAATCATTAACCTCCTTCAAATCATTAATGTCGAAAATAATTAAATTAAAAGATTCGCTACAGCTTGCAGCATTTTCTAATATAACCCCAGTTTTTTCTTCAAAGCAGGACCTATTATAAAATTGAGTTAAATAGTCATACTTAGCCAAATGACATTTTTCTTCATATAAAAGGTAATTTGAAATAATAATTTCAATATAATTACGAATGAACTCCATAGTTTTTACGTCATCTTCATCAAAAGAGTTATTTTCTATTGAATCAATATTAATCATACCCAATAATTTTCCCCTTACGTAGATTGGAGCTGATAAGGAAGATTTTATAAAAATCTCTTCTCCGTATTTAGTTCTAATGCGATAATACTTGTTAGAATTCATCAAATCTGAAATAATTGCAATCCTATCCATCTTTCCATTGGTAGCCCTGTATAGGAAAGCATCTTCAAAGGGCAATTTAAAGTCCTTTATATCATCGAAAAAACCTACTTGTGAACCAACAATAAAATGGTCACCCTTATTGATCATTATGGTCCCAACTGTACCGCCTTCAATGCATTTCAATGTAATTTCTAAAATCAATTGGAACAATTGGTGTATATCATCTATTTCTAAAGCAAGCCTTGTTACTTCAAGCATTAATCTTCTAAGCTCAGAAATCCTGAAAATATAAGACTCTAACTCCTTTGAATATGAAATATCCCTTAAGGTAGCTAGGATACATTTTTCTGAATTATAGATTACTATTTCTCCTTTAAGCTCAAAATGTCTTCTTTCATTACACTTATTATACATAGTAAATCTATGGTTAACAGGGGATATAACGTTGTTAATAACAGAACTAATAAATTCGATAGAGCTTTCATCTGGAATTAATTTTGATAGGTCTAAAGGTTTATCCTCTGCTAAACTACCTTTCTCATATCCTAGCACTTCCAAGCAACCACCATTTAAATATAAAACTTCTTTATCATTTAATAGAATCATTGGCACATTGATAAACTTATCTAAAACCTCCAGTTTTTCATAACTTAGGGTTTTTAATGTTAAATCATTATCATTAGAATAGGCATCCAAATTTAGATTTCCCTCCTTGGTCAATCTCATCCCATACATATAAAACACAACCTTAAAAACAGTACACTTAATTATTATATCATCAATAGGTCTTTTGTCCTATATAACGTGCCTACTATATTATAAAAATTTTTCCATCATTATACAATCCTTTTTTTTAAAAAAATACGGCTTCCAAGGAAACCGCATTTCAGTTTATAAGAGCAAAGTATAATATTACTATTAAACCCAATACAATCCTGTAGTATCCAAAAGCTTTAAAGTCATTTCGCTTAATATATCTTAACAGAAACTTAATTGCTACTATTGAAACCAAGAAAGACACTAAAGTTCCAACTAATAGTATAATTAATTCTAAGCCAGCAAAAGCTAATCCAAATTTGACTAATTTTAATAGGCTAGCTCCAAACATTACAGGAATTGCTAAAAAGAATGTAAATTCTGCTGCAACTTTCCTAGATGTACCCACTATCATAGCTCCAAGTATAGTAGCACCTGATCTGGATGTGCCAGGTATTAACGCTAATACCTGGAATAAGCCTATGTATAAGGCAATTTTATATGTTAAGTCTTTTAGGTCCTTCACTAAAGGTTTCCTATACCTATTTCTATTTTCAACTATAATGAAAAGTACACCATATACAATAAGCATTATAGCTACAGTCTTATAATTATAAAATAGTTCATTTAATAAATCGTCAAACAGAAACCCAATAATTGCTGCAGGTATTGTGGCTACAACTACCTTAAACCATAGATTCCAGATATCTATTTTTTCTCTACTAGTCTTCTTAGTAGAAAAAGGATTTAATTTATTAAAATAGAGTAAAACTACTGCCAAAATTGCTCCCAATTGTATAACAACAAAGAACATTTCCTTGAATTCCTCAGAGGCATTAAGTTTTAAGAATTCATCAACTATTATCATATGTCCCGTGCTACTAATGGGCAGCCACTCCGTTATTCCTTCGATAATACCTAAAATAATTGCTTTTATGATTTCAATAAATGCCATGTTTTCCCTCCCTATATCTAGTTAGTATAATGCATAAACCTTTAAATAATATTATATGTATGTAACTAATGCTGTGTTGCAGTATTAATTGTATAGTACACTAAAACATTATCATTGTCAACAGAAAAATGAAAATAATTATGATACTCAAAGTTTAATCTAAACTTAATTCTAAAAATAACCTAATCATATATTACTATATGTTCGATAATAATCATTATAACTATTATAATTCCATAGAGCAACATAAAAACAACGAGTTCTTTAAATAGAACTCGTAGAAATGATATTAATTATATTGGTAGTTAACAGCTTGAGCATTATATAGTTTATAATATAGACTATCTTCTTTCTTCATTAAATTCTCATGGGTATCAAAATCCTTGACCTCCCCGCCATCTATTACCAATATCTTATCACAAAAAACGCTGCTTGACATCCTATGGGAAATATAGAATGCAGTTTTATCCCCTACTAAATTATTGAAGTTCTCATATATTTCTGCTTCTGCAATTGGATCAAGAGCTGATGTAGGTTCATCCAATATGACTAAGGAAGAATTCTTATAAAGAGCTCTTGCTATGGCAATTTTCTGTTGCTCCCCACCAGATAATTCAACTCCCCTTTCATCATAGGCCTTGCCCAAGAG is part of the Tepidimicrobium xylanilyticum genome and encodes:
- a CDS encoding tryptophanase — protein: MKSKYYAEPFRIKMVEPIKILTAEERLEKIKEAHYNLFYLDSEDVYIDLLSDSGTGAMSTAQWAGMMVGDEAYSGSRNYKRLVRTAQDIFGYKYIQPVHQGRAAEKVVLPIILGPGKYAISNMHFDTTRAHVEIAGARAIDCVVPEALDTEVYSPFKGNMDTVKLRQLIEEYGPENIGVIIMTITNNSAGGQPVSMSNLRETSEIAEEYNIPLLIDAARFAENAYFIKNREEGYQDKSIREIVLEMFSYGKMFTMSSKKDAIVNIGGLIGIKDDEKLYEEVKARTISFEGFISYGGLAGRDLEALAIGLEEGIEYDYLKYRIGQMEYLAARLDEANIPYQAPVGGHAVFIDAKKLLPHIPYYEFPGHALAVELYKEAGIRSCDIGSFMIGNDPDTGEQIQSQFEFTRLAIPRRVYTQSHLDVVADTLIAIKERADSISGYRIIWEPKILRHFTAKLEPVK
- a CDS encoding NAD(P)H-hydrate epimerase, with protein sequence MLTISCSQMKAMDSYAINNIGIPSIVLMENAALKVLKNIDLKNKNYFTIVCGVGNNGGDGLALARHLALINKKIDLFIIGNLDKGTKDFNINLNILKNMDTNFTHIKNDGGLEKLKEAAKNGDLTIDSIFGIGLTRKVQDLFYKTIEIINYYSKEILSIDIPSGLDGDTGVPLGISVKANKTITFHLMKKGLANNIYYTGDVVVEDIGIPNKATEAVLKMD
- a CDS encoding sensor domain-containing diguanylate cyclase yields the protein MYGMRLTKEGNLNLDAYSNDNDLTLKTLSYEKLEVLDKFINVPMILLNDKEVLYLNGGCLEVLGYEKGSLAEDKPLDLSKLIPDESSIEFISSVINNVISPVNHRFTMYNKCNERRHFELKGEIVIYNSEKCILATLRDISYSKELESYIFRISELRRLMLEVTRLALEIDDIHQLFQLILEITLKCIEGGTVGTIMINKGDHFIVGSQVGFFDDIKDFKLPFEDAFLYRATNGKMDRIAIISDLMNSNKYYRIRTKYGEEIFIKSSLSAPIYVRGKLLGMINIDSIENNSFDEDDVKTMEFIRNYIEIIISNYLLYEEKCHLAKYDYLTQFYNRSCFEEKTGVILENAASCSESFNLIIFDINDLKEVNDSLGHLAGDEVIKKFASILKNNIRKTDIVGRLGGDEFVGVFFNTNKENLNKKFLNLLKKMESQTIMIRGKEIKCTFSYGIANFPEDGATFKELVSVADKRMYQFKKEYKAKL
- a CDS encoding undecaprenyl-diphosphate phosphatase; this encodes MAFIEIIKAIILGIIEGITEWLPISSTGHMIIVDEFLKLNASEEFKEMFFVVIQLGAILAVVLLYFNKLNPFSTKKTSREKIDIWNLWFKVVVATIPAAIIGFLFDDLLNELFYNYKTVAIMLIVYGVLFIIVENRNRYRKPLVKDLKDLTYKIALYIGLFQVLALIPGTSRSGATILGAMIVGTSRKVAAEFTFFLAIPVMFGASLLKLVKFGLAFAGLELIILLVGTLVSFLVSIVAIKFLLRYIKRNDFKAFGYYRIVLGLIVILYFALIN